The following are encoded together in the Dyella terrae genome:
- the queA gene encoding tRNA preQ1(34) S-adenosylmethionine ribosyltransferase-isomerase QueA codes for MKKTDFDFELPPELIAQAPLAERSASRMLVLDMEAQARQDRMFRDLPTFLREGDLLVFNDTRVLPARLYGRKDTGGQVEILIERVTGAHEATVQLGVSKKPKEGGRIELADGSHAVVLGRDGPFFRLRFESPDPLERLLLRLGEMPLPPYIERHADASDMERYQTVFAREPGAVAAPTAGLHFDETMLATLRELGVQFGYVTLHVGAGTFQPIRADDIKDHQMHREWLNVGASLVEQIRRTRAAGNRVIAVGTTVVRALESAVREGELQPFAGETQIFIFPGYRFSSVDGLLTNFHLPQSTLLMLVSAMAGRDFMLASYRHAVEQKYRFFSYGDSMLILPRGGS; via the coding sequence GTGAAGAAAACCGATTTCGATTTTGAGTTGCCGCCCGAGTTGATTGCCCAGGCACCGCTGGCCGAGCGTTCGGCCAGCCGCATGCTGGTGCTCGACATGGAGGCGCAGGCGCGCCAGGACCGCATGTTCCGCGACCTGCCAACCTTCCTGCGCGAAGGCGACTTGCTGGTGTTCAACGACACGCGCGTGTTGCCTGCGCGCCTTTACGGGCGCAAGGACACCGGCGGACAGGTGGAAATCCTGATCGAACGCGTCACCGGCGCGCACGAAGCCACCGTGCAATTGGGTGTGAGCAAGAAGCCAAAGGAAGGTGGGCGTATCGAACTGGCCGACGGCAGTCATGCCGTGGTGCTGGGGCGCGACGGGCCATTTTTCCGTTTGCGCTTCGAGTCGCCCGATCCCCTGGAACGCCTGCTGCTGCGTCTGGGTGAAATGCCACTGCCGCCGTACATCGAACGGCACGCGGATGCCAGCGACATGGAGCGCTACCAGACCGTGTTCGCACGTGAGCCCGGCGCAGTCGCGGCACCCACCGCCGGCCTGCATTTCGACGAGACCATGCTCGCGACCTTGCGTGAACTCGGTGTCCAGTTCGGCTACGTGACCTTGCACGTGGGTGCAGGCACCTTCCAGCCTATACGCGCGGACGACATCAAGGATCACCAGATGCACCGCGAGTGGCTCAACGTGGGCGCGAGTCTGGTGGAGCAGATCCGCCGCACGCGGGCGGCGGGCAATCGCGTGATCGCGGTAGGCACGACGGTGGTGCGCGCGTTGGAAAGCGCCGTACGTGAAGGCGAATTGCAGCCTTTCGCCGGGGAAACGCAGATCTTTATCTTCCCCGGGTACCGGTTTTCCAGCGTCGATGGCCTGCTGACCAACTTCCACTTGCCTCAGTCGACTCTGTTGATGCTGGTATCGGCGATGGCGGGGCGCGACTTCATGCTGGCGTCGTACCGACACGCGGTGGAGCAGAAGTATCGGTTCTTCTCCTATGGGGATTCGATGCTGATTCTGCCGCGAGGTGGTTCTTAA
- a CDS encoding DUF3142 domain-containing protein, with amino-acid sequence MSRWIGRLAWLLVAAAVAACTGRSTPLANDAYVWQRQWAPALVRAVAEDGSSVRAWRVLAGEMDGQGRWRVFTPDWNALSASGKPVVAVVRIEGQLQQWDEATLLADVQAVLAAWRQQKFVLAGIELDHDCATSRLLAYTHFLQALRPSLLPNERLSLTALPTWLDSLHLDALLAQADEAVLQVHAVQSPRAGLFNPDSARGWLSAFARHTHKPWRVALPAYGTRVSWDDQGRVSAIESERLTLVGAEGASELFADPRVMQRFVSTLESDAPEGLAGIVWFRLPTGEDARAWSEASWRSVLGRVPLQASLTAIAGGTDDPHRYDVRLVNEGDADLPLPSLVRVEGSCAAADGINGYGLQRSGQGLYLQRTRVGVLRAGRQVVVGWLRCDTPPTLHVES; translated from the coding sequence TTGTCCCGATGGATCGGCCGGTTGGCATGGCTGTTGGTTGCTGCCGCTGTTGCAGCGTGCACGGGCCGGTCGACGCCGCTCGCCAACGATGCCTACGTGTGGCAGCGACAGTGGGCGCCTGCGCTGGTGCGCGCCGTGGCCGAGGATGGATCATCCGTACGCGCATGGCGCGTGCTGGCCGGCGAGATGGATGGGCAAGGGCGGTGGCGTGTGTTCACGCCCGACTGGAACGCGCTGTCGGCGAGCGGCAAGCCCGTCGTTGCCGTGGTACGCATCGAGGGCCAATTGCAGCAGTGGGACGAGGCGACGCTGCTTGCGGACGTACAGGCAGTCCTCGCTGCGTGGCGGCAACAGAAGTTCGTACTGGCCGGCATAGAGCTCGATCACGATTGCGCTACCTCGCGGCTGCTTGCGTACACGCATTTCCTTCAGGCACTGCGGCCATCGTTGCTGCCCAACGAGCGGCTGTCGCTGACGGCCTTGCCGACATGGCTGGACAGCCTCCATCTGGACGCGTTATTGGCGCAGGCGGACGAAGCCGTATTGCAGGTGCATGCCGTGCAATCGCCGCGTGCCGGGCTGTTCAATCCCGACTCTGCACGGGGCTGGTTAAGCGCCTTTGCTCGGCATACCCACAAGCCGTGGCGTGTGGCGCTGCCAGCCTACGGCACGCGCGTGAGTTGGGATGATCAGGGCCGCGTGTCGGCGATTGAAAGCGAGCGGCTGACACTGGTCGGTGCCGAGGGGGCCAGCGAACTGTTTGCCGACCCGCGCGTGATGCAGCGCTTCGTCTCGACACTGGAATCGGATGCGCCGGAGGGCTTGGCCGGCATCGTCTGGTTCCGCCTGCCGACGGGCGAGGATGCACGCGCATGGAGCGAGGCCAGCTGGCGGTCCGTGCTTGGCCGGGTGCCGTTGCAGGCTTCGCTGACTGCCATTGCCGGCGGCACGGACGATCCGCATCGCTATGACGTGCGGTTGGTCAACGAAGGCGACGCGGATCTGCCGCTGCCTTCACTCGTCCGCGTCGAAGGTTCTTGTGCGGCGGCTGACGGCATCAACGGTTATGGCCTGCAACGTAGCGGACAGGGTCTGTACCTGCAGCGCACGCGGGTCGGCGTGCTGCGAGCAGGGCGCCAAGTTGTGGTGGGGTGGCTGCGATGCGATACGCCGCCAACGCTTCATGTTGAATCCTGA